The genomic DNA ACGCTGAGCGGGATGTCAGGATCTTGGTTCGTCAGGTTGATCGTCGGGGGAGCTTTGCGGTCGCGAACGGCGAGGAGTGTAAAGACAGCTTCCAGTGCGCCCGTGCCGCCCAACAGGTGACCGGTCGATGCCTTCGTTGCAGAAACCGGGATCTCGTCGATCCGGGCACCGAATACCTTTCGAAGCGCCGTGTACTCAGCAATATCTCCGACCGGCGTTGAGGTCGCGTGCGCGTTAATGTGTGTCACATCGTCGGGTGAGGCATCCGCCATGTCAAGCGCGAGCTTGACGGCTCGTGATGCACCACGACCCTCAGGGTCGTTCGCAGTGATGTGATAAGAATCCGCGGTGACGCCACCACCAACGAGATAGCCGTAGATCTTGGCGCCACGCGCTTTTGCGTGCTCCTCCGTCTCGAGCACGAGCGCTGCTGCGCCCTCGCCCATGACGAAGCCATCGCGATCGCTGTTGTACGGACGAGATGCGGTGGCGGGGTCGTCGTTCCGCTTCGACAACGCCTGCATCGAAGAGAAAGACGCCATCGTGATCGGGTGGATAGCTGACTCGGTGCCGCCGGCGATCACAATATCGGCCAACCCGGAGTTGAGGTGCTCGAGACCGTTGACAATGGCCTCTGTACTCGAGGCACAAGCGGATGCGACGGTACGCGCAAATGCTCGTGCTTCGAAGTGCATCGAGATCGCCGCGGCCGCCGCGTTCGGCATGAGCATGGGCACCGTCATCGGCATAACGCGACGCGGTCCTTTTTCACGGAGTGTGTCCCAGGCATCGAGGAGCGTCCACACGCCTCCGATGCCGGTAGCGAAGTCCACTCCCAAGCGCTCGGGATCGACCTCGGGGGTACCAGCATCCGCCCACGCTTCACGAGCTGCGACAAGTGCAAACTGAGATGCGGGGTCAAGACGCTTTGCCTCGGGGCGTGAGAGCGTTGCTTCTGGGCGAACGATCGCTTCAGCGGCGAACTTGACGGGGATCTGGTACTTCTCCACCCACTCATGGGTAAGAGTGCGGGTACCGGATGCTCCGTCGAGCAGCGCCGACCAGCTGTCGGGGGCTGTACCACCGATAGGCGACGAAGCGCCAATGCCGGTGACGACAATGCGGGAAGTGCTCATTGTGTGTATTCCTTTGCCAGGCCGGTGGGGGCTGTGGGCCCCCACCGAGGCGATTTAGGACTGGTTCGAAGAGATGTAGCTGACGGCGTCGCCGACAGTCTTGAGGTTCTTGACCTCGTCATCGGGAATCGTGACGCCGAACTTCTCCTCGGCGTTCACGACGATGGTCATCATCGAAATCGAGTCGATGTCGAGGTCGTCGGTGAACGACTTCTCGAGGGCGACCTCGTCGGCAGAGATGCCGGTCTCATCGGTGATGAGCTCTGCGAGTCCCG from Microbacterium endophyticum includes the following:
- a CDS encoding beta-ketoacyl-[acyl-carrier-protein] synthase family protein, whose translation is MSTSRIVVTGIGASSPIGGTAPDSWSALLDGASGTRTLTHEWVEKYQIPVKFAAEAIVRPEATLSRPEAKRLDPASQFALVAAREAWADAGTPEVDPERLGVDFATGIGGVWTLLDAWDTLREKGPRRVMPMTVPMLMPNAAAAAISMHFEARAFARTVASACASSTEAIVNGLEHLNSGLADIVIAGGTESAIHPITMASFSSMQALSKRNDDPATASRPYNSDRDGFVMGEGAAALVLETEEHAKARGAKIYGYLVGGGVTADSYHITANDPEGRGASRAVKLALDMADASPDDVTHINAHATSTPVGDIAEYTALRKVFGARIDEIPVSATKASTGHLLGGTGALEAVFTLLAVRDRKAPPTINLTNQDPDIPLSVSGDAQPLGSGAQLAISNSFGFGGHNAVVAFASE
- a CDS encoding acyl carrier protein, yielding MAFTNDEVLAGLAELITDETGISADEVALEKSFTDDLDIDSISMMTIVVNAEEKFGVTIPDDEVKNLKTVGDAVSYISSNQS